In Dryobates pubescens isolate bDryPub1 chromosome 28, bDryPub1.pri, whole genome shotgun sequence, a single window of DNA contains:
- the KIAA0408 gene encoding uncharacterized protein KIAA0408 homolog, protein MFIKSQGIFGTGNDTLYQEVRLRRESNMNVHDNKAIQSKMLQLSMHSPTLDERDTVEMSYQHNVTNDRMEKQSLLSKPGQDCKETRAKGRNNTLLMDSLAFQNHEEPADCLSSKTSQKNTKNYIGDLNVALKELARVSEELCSYQEEIRKKSNHRRMKSLPFLGDFEESQGTVILPQMNHVSSNESQAFETEEHHNRKNLMSSSKALRDMSHGSLTRDRGADCRPWQKKEAPPVPPRSTSRHLTNSLSAIIQLSEAPLREPGSKSSGKAQDCRSGRKLGNPSPVTQSDAAAACASEGQAGRGPVMVAAATAGSRNECHALTGFCHNTWACEVGKDNRSDPSPLSAQKSCSDGNMAQSSRLQQKQTPKPHSSPYYRADFHVPATLHTDLLEDSRSSRNETLAAKIVEFNRAVFHTDKGNNALQANQVPPAAAVEHSPCGPLCDSAVSRTETGNPPCVSNPRLPAAKEQETSHPSKAVRAATTAGPQKQTNGLASGSGYRQVLHEHEWRPSDFSGRPRSADSRSNYGVVEKLLKNYEKATVASACPLKCCKERWTRANSEFTDGACEALSQCLEAFQIEQGKQESPRSAARQTGQQLKQGKERQKLPEMSVAAKCSSGKGFSRPARPANRRLPSRWASRSPSAPPAVRRAAHNCPVSFRAETSVV, encoded by the exons ATGTTTATAAAGAGCCAGGGGATTTTTGGCACTGGAAATGATACT CTTTACCAGGAGGTAAGACTTAGAAGGGAGAGCAACATGAATGTCCATGACAATAAGGCCATCCAGAGCAAGATGCTGCAGCTGTCCATGCATTCCCCTACGTTGGATGAGAGGGACACTGTGGAGATGAGCTATCAACACAACGTGACAAATGACAGGATGGAAAAACAGAGCTTGCTCAGTAAACCAGGACAGGATTGTAAAGAAACCAGAGCCAAGGGCAGAAACAACACCCTGTTGATGGACAGCCTGGCCTTTCAGAACCATGAGGAGCCTGCAGACTGCCTCAGCAGCAAAACTTCCCAGAAAAATACCAAGAATTACATTGGTGACCTCAATGTA GCTCTGAAAGAACTTGCCAGGGTCAGTGAAGAGTTGTGCAGCTATCAAGAAGAAATTAGAAAGAAGTCCAACCACAGAAG aATGAAGTCACTTCCTTTCCTGGGGGACTTTGAGGAATCCCAAGGCACAGTTATCCTGCCTCAGATGAATCATGTGTCCAGCAATGAATCACAGGCTTTCGAAACAGAGGAGCATCATAACAGGAAGAACCTGATGAGCTCCAGCAAGGCTCTGAGGGACATGTCCCATGGCAGTCTCACCAGGGACAGAGGAGCAGACTGCAGACCCTGGCAGAAGAAAGAAGCTCCACCAGTTCCTCCCCGGAGCACCTCTCGGCACCTAACCAACTCCCTTTCTGCAATCATACAGCTTTCTGAAGCACCACTGAGAGAGCCAGGCAGCAAAAGCAGTGGCAAGGCTCAGGACTGCAGGAGtggaaggaagctggggaatcCTTCACCTGTCACCCAGAGTGacgcagcagcagcctgtgcaagcGAGGGGCAGGCCGGGAGGGGTCCTGTGATGGTAGCTGCTGCCACGGCTGGAAGCAGAAATGAGTGCCATGCCCTGACAGGTTTCTGTCACAACACATGGGCCTGTGAGGTGGGCAAAGACAACAGAAGTGACCCTTCCCCCCTGTCAGCCCAGAAGAGTTGTTCAGATGGAAATATGGCccaaagcagcaggctgcagcagaaacaAACTCCCAAGCCTCACAGCAGCCCTTATTACCGCGCTGACTTTCACGTCCCTGCCACCCTGCACACTGACCTTCTGGAAGACTCCAGGTCTTCCAGAAATGAGACTTTAGCAGCCAAGATTGTTGAGTTTAACAGGGCTGTGTTTCACACAGATAAAGGGAACAACGCTCTGCAGGCAAACcaggtgcccccagcagcagcagtagagcACAGCCCCTGCGGCCCCTTGTGCGACTCCGCTGTTAGCAGGACAGAGACTGGAAATCCACCTTGTGTTTCCAATCCCAGACTGCCTGCAGCCAAGGAGCAAGAAACCAGCCACCCCAGCAAAGCTGTCAGAGCAGCAACAACAGCAGGgccacaaaagcaaacaaatggaCTTGCAAGTGGCAGTGGTTACAGGCAGGTGCTCCACGAGCACGAGTGGAGGCCGAGCGACTTCTCCGGCCGGCCGCGTTCCGCCGACTCAAGGTCAAACTATGGAGTGGTTGAGAAGCTCTTGAAAAACTATGAAAAGGCAACAGTGGCTTCTGCCTGCCCTCTGAAGTGCTGCAAGGAGAGGTGGACAAGGGCAAACTCTGAATTCACAGATGGGGCTTGTGAGGCCTTGAGTCAGTGCTTAGAAGCGTTCCAGATTGAGCAAGGAAAGCAAGAATCGCCCAGGAGTGCAGCCAGGCAGACTGGGCAGCAGCTCAAGCAAGGAAAGGAGAGGCAGAAGTTACCAGAG atGTCTGTGGCAGCCAAGTGTTCCAGTGGGAAAGGTTTCTCCCGGCCTGCTCGACCAGCCAACCGCCGCTTGCCTTCCCGATGGGCATCCAGGTCGCCCTCCGCGCCGCCGGCCGTCAGGAGAGCAGCTCACAACTGCCCTGTGTCCTTTCGGGCAGAGACCTCTGTAGtctga